From a region of the Impatiens glandulifera chromosome 4, dImpGla2.1, whole genome shotgun sequence genome:
- the LOC124934025 gene encoding microtubule-associated protein 70-1-like, producing the protein MEEDYGDGRSSPTEAILELSCGENGGNVRSETVASASIPIKEGGKNLRRRGSVRRSLDTDEFLNLLHGSDPVKVELNRLENEVRDKDRELGEASAEIKALRFSERLREKAVEELTDELTKVDEKLKLTESLLETRNLEIKKLNDEKKASMAAQFAAEATLRRVHAAQKDDDMPPIEAILAPLEAELKLARLEIGKLQDDNKALDRLTKSKEAALLEAERTVQVALAKASMVDDLQNKNQELMKQLEICHEENKILDKMHRQKVAEVEKLTQTVRELEEAVLAGGAAANAVRDYQRKVQEMNDERKTLDRELARAKVTANRVATVVANEWKDANDKVMPVKQWLEERRFLQGEMQQLRDKLSIAERTAKSEAQLKDKYQLRLKVLEETLRSPNRGTSEARSASNGRRQSLGGADNISKLTSNGFLPKRSPSFQMRSSPSSGSSSILKHAKGTSKSFDGGTRSLDRGNKVLLNGISPSFNPRLNISKSSVITKEDEVECNTWKDNSEQKPSDITTSVDTEDSVPGMLYDLLQKEVIALRKAGHEKDQSLKDKDDAIEMLAKKVDTLTKAMEVEAKKMRREVATMEKEVAAIRADKEQENRAKRFGSTRIPVISSQPLPARNIAQGGLTRSTQ; encoded by the exons ATGGAGGAGGATTACGGCGACGGACGTTCGTCACCGACGGAAGCTATACTGGAACTGAGCTGCGGAGAAAATGGAGGCAATGTCAGGTCGGAGACAGTTGCTTCTGCTTCGATACCTATTAAGGAAGGAGGAAAGAATTTGCGACGGAGAGGTTCGGTACGGAGGAGTTTAGATACGGATGAGTTCTTAAATTTGTTACACGGCTCGGATCCGGTGAAGGTGGAGCTTAATCGTTTGGAGAATGAAGTTAGAG ATAAGGATCGGGAATTGGGGGAAGCGAGTGCGGAGATCAAGGCATTGAGGTTTTCTGAACGTCTTCGAGAGAAAGCTGTAGAAGAG CTTACAGATGAATTGACCAAAGTGGACGAGAAGCTGAAGTTGACAGAATCTCTTTTAGAAACCAGA AATCTCGAGATAAAGAAACTGAATGATGAGAAGAAAGCATCTATGGCTGCACAATTTGCTGCTGAAGCCACCCTTCGTAGGGTGCACGCTGCTCAGAAAGATGATGACATGCCTCCTATTGAAGCCATCCTTGCACCTCTAGAGGCTGAACTAAAGCTTGCTCGACTGGAG ATTGGAAAGCTACAGGATGATAACAAGGCATTAGATCGCCTTACCAAATCGAAAGAAGCTGCCTTACTCGAAGCAGAAAGGACTGTTCAGGTTGCCTTGGCAAAGGCTTCCATGGTGGATGATCTTCAAAATAAGAACCAAGAGCTGATGAAGCAGTTAGAAATATGTCAT gaagaaaataaaatcttggACAAGATGCATCGCCAGAAAGTTGCTGAGGTTGAGAAACTAACTCAAACTGTCCGTGAGCTTGAAGAGGCTGTCCTTGCTGGTGGTGCTGCAGCCAATGCTGTGCGGGATTACCAGCGTAAAGTTCAAGAGATGAAT GACGAGCGAAAAACACTTGACAGAGAGTTGGCCCGCGCAAAAGTGACAGCAAACAGGGTGGCAACAGTGGTGGCTAATGAGTGGAAAGATGCCAATGACAAAGTTATGCCTGTAAAGCAATGGCTTGAAGAAAGAAGGTTTCTACAG GGAGAGATGCAGCAACTGCGAGACAAATTGAGCATTGCAGAAAGAACCGCAAAGTCTGAAGCTCAGCTGAAA GACAAATATCAGCTGCGACTGAAAGTCTTGGAAGAAACACTAAGATCACCCAACCGTGGGACTTCAGAGGCACGTAGTGCGAGTAATGGACGCCGTCAGTCCCTAGGAGGAGCAGATAATATATCGAAATTAACTTCCAATGGATTTCTACCTAAGAGGTCTCCATCGTTTCAGATGAGATCTTCTCCATCGTCTGGCAGTAGTTCAATTTTGAAGCATGCCAAAgggacttcaaaatcatttgatgGAGGCACAAGGTCGTTAGATAGGGGTAATAAGGTACTCTTAAATGGAATTAGCCCTAGCTTCAACCCTAGATTAAATATTAGCAAGTCTTCAGTGATTACAAAAGAAGATGAGGTCGAGTGTAATACCTGGAAAGATAATTCAGAACAAAAACCCAGTGACATTACTACTTCAGTAGATACAGAAGATTCTGTTCCAGGGATGTTGTATGATTTACTGCAGAAGGAAGTAATTGCTTTAAGGAAAGCTGGTCATGAAAAAGATCAAAGTCTTAAAGACAAGGATGATGCCATAGAG ATGTTGGCCAAGAAAGTTGATACTTTAACCAAGGCTATGGAGGTCGAGGCAAAGAAAATGAGGAGGGAGGTAGCAACCATGGAGAAGGAGGTAGCTGCCATCCGTGCTGATAAAGAGCAAGAAAATCGAGCCAAGAGGTTTGGAAGCACAAGGATTCCTGTAATCAGTTCCCAACCATTGCCTGCAAG
- the LOC124934028 gene encoding E3 ubiquitin protein ligase RIE1-like yields MAETSEAESTAPLLRPRQGGDVGTGQAALAMLIGRATGRRGPSMLVRETAVMELEERRVDWGYSKPVVALDLTWNLAFVVVSVVMLIRTAQERPNVPIRVWIIGYMLQCLVHVVLVLVEYRRRIRRGIRVEDGSQIASQSSVNDSEEQMGGLGLSSQPSATKRLESLNTLVSFVWWVVGFYWVVAGGQILLQNSPCLYRLAVVFLAFDVFFAIFCIILACLIGVALCCCLPCIIAVLYAVAGQEGASDADLSILPKYKYEICSDGEKSSIGSGRMVPIETGSGYSVNERVLLPEDAECCICLNEYEDGTDLHALPCGHHFHAQCIVKWLKMNATCPLCKYNIVKGSEQV; encoded by the exons ATGGCAGAAACATCTGAAGCCGAATCTACAGCGCCTTTACTCCGGCCACGCCAAGGCGGCGATGTAGGTACTGGCCAGGCAGCGCTAGCGATGCTTATCGGTCGGGCCACGGGTCGCAGGGGTCCATCGATGTTAGTAAGAGAGACGGCAGTGATGGAGTTGGAGGAACGGCGAGTTGATTGGGGTTACTCGAAGCCTGTAGTGGCTCTGGACTTGACTTGGAACCTTGCTTTTGTTGTGGTATCTGTTGTGATGCTTATACGCACGGCTCAGGAACGGCCAAATGTGCCGATTAGGGTTTGGATTATCGGTTATATGTTGCAGTGTCTTGTGCATGTTGTTCTTGTATTGGTTGAGTATAGGAGGAGAATTAGGAGGGGAATTAGGGTTGAAGATGGATCACAAATTGCTTCACAATCATCTGTGAATGACAGTGAGGAGCAAATGGGTGGACTTGGATTGTCAAGCCAGCCTAG TGCGACTAAACGATTGGAATCTCTGAATACACTGGTGTCGTTTGTCTGGTGGGTAGTTGGATTCTACTGGGTTGTAGCTGGTGGTCAGATTCTCCTGCAGAACTCTCCTTGTCTATATCG GTTGGCTGTTGTGTTTTTGGCATTCGACGTGTTCTTTGCCATTTTCTGCATTATCTTGGCTTGTTTGATTGGGGTTGCTCTTTGTTGCTGTTTACCTTGCATAATTGCAGTTCTCTATGCTGTTGCTGGACAG GAAGGTGCCTCAGATGCAGATCTTAGTATCCTCCCTAAGTACAAATACGAAATATGTAGCGATGGAGAAAAATCTAGTATTGGATCAGGTCGAATGGTTCCAATAGAGACAGGAAGTGGCTACTCGGTTAATGAACGAGTCCTTTTGCCCGAGGATGCT GAATGCTGTATATGTCTAAATGAATACGAGGATGGAACAGATCTTCATGCTCTACCATGTGGCCACCATTTCCATGCACAGTGTATTGTGAAATGGCTCAAGATGAATGCAACATGTCCACTCTGCAAGTACAATATTG